In one Drosophila pseudoobscura strain MV-25-SWS-2005 chromosome X, UCI_Dpse_MV25, whole genome shotgun sequence genomic region, the following are encoded:
- the Nna1 gene encoding cytosolic carboxypeptidase Nna1 isoform X7, producing the protein MDFGGGGGRVQFLQAQLFPVCTLTASSGGFLGSFLSKGLKTNQLVVNTDEKTLRPVARLKEPRDLFALPKDKDNDCSQQAPRWPVECQVIEERITHIPYVPAQPEPLNIPTGNELKPRPVGEENGIVVFSYSPISAVNYAKPRAKKDDESSDESDYSSDSRIDSTPPSRSTPVRQPAGSRGGKLNSVSKMINSLDNRSTSASLDDDNDFEDDYDYDTSGAGGGSGEAREKAIIKDLIEEKKRRYMNAATPTTEERQQQNTAVASAGHNSRTASRSDSKPKSRSADKSTNGDIDDIWKNNTSEYKPASPRYILSQFGKNVTKAVIDRLVDHGDDKHHTSASGTQKVSTSNKYAISPIILPKKNIARLEIAFERSVRPVSPGPELNSTLVGNHVPLSSTDVSINRSSDSSDSDTESDTESPDSGGETSCHSCRLAGGADDMPAPSGGSGNVSETETLVGDARKTKTKLASGGQQKGKPPRKRSFMLSGSNIPYSQAATLAAAGTASRGARHGETEPNSMDRLKGGTGVLTSTSTIPGSSTGTTTSSLNAYRLSQDSSLLKQQSFQSQESSTNQETNTSSQSLLSSSNPLPQEQFSRSAVGGAKFVTNCHPMNPEEYDGLEFESRFESGNLAKAVQITPTYYELYLRPDLYTSRSKQWFYFRVRRTRRKMLYRFSIVNLVKSDSLYNDGMQPVMYSTLGAKQKNEGWRRCGDNICYYRNDDESTSNNANEEDEDNSTYTLTFTIEFEHDEDTVYFAHSYPYTYSDLQDYLMEIQRHPVKSKFCKLRLLCRTLAGNNVYYLTVTAPSSNEENMRRKKSIVVSARVHPSETPASWMMKGLMDFITGDTTVAKRLRHKFIFKLVPMLNPDGVIVGNTRNSLTGKDLNRQYRTVIRETYPSIWYTKAMIRRLIEECGVAMYCDMHAHSRKHNIFIYGCENKRNPEKKLTEQVFPLMLHKNSADRFSFESCKFKIQRSKEGTGRIVVWMLGITNSYTIEASFGGSSLGSRKGTHFNTQDYEHMGRAFCETLLDYCDENPNKILNLLKQQDRLRSKIIERLMREGSSADEPLNIPLSDYSSDEGNCSSSSDNEGKHSITASDLEGPCCAPIRAPPSSPEVVHEIRKFRVRRMRKVMHELDRIYFTPLFQRKFKALTTLKRRRHKMGVTKTPAPPVGKRLKGGGAAPAAGSEASALLADQFMRKQLKKSPKKHKEKESSDSTGSSSQSQDSEAATPTETQKKPAVGRTTCGAATSQSGAGSTGGSSKQKSKKKKFMPTEKKKPPSNPKLHVDRNFRLWLANRKIFIYRRKKCLQTRRTRVRNKAVKKRGEVVRTTLDLPTTDPGSDLHFSTDDEEHSPTSGPSGYGAVAPLRHTLLQSDLQRRYIEEIGDTVVQKPKPAHMPPELIVTTPSKSNTPGGGKKLDIYKLTPRTAPELDGGANLGMGMYKQQGSSSGVTSSARRTYSWHNLDQEAALSGNSNSISKHAANFYINEAKAAMKIKPPPRRNVPSNFIPQRHATNTSSADDLQLKLSLKKKIWTGVHGEPDGRPLSWVRGHMNQSQAQAQAQAQAQSQAQMSTMTNVANAIRSAGGGGGGASGSRPMFVASGREAGGGITAAAAAGAAAPALLGATRKHRSKLEQVDLFNACSQKLIMWQQQEEHKKTQPQRLIRVEDQQQREAMRSFKPMQLGKKQSLGVKTASGFGPDASSGGLKVKRKSSSMMKIAETTQLVTRFARTRGSSGGAALQQQHQHQHQHQLQQHHPPQGQRMMFKNPSVASSGSGRHYSAGMINPQHARRTSKFKTGGLVVTAVQQPSMAPGSSSSSRRMRNAAGLPGKASTGHNAGLGAATGSISSGGGGGGLLQYQRNSSTTIQISKSSTTAINLDTVNLVRKVKTKLKKRKNRTLSNGAAK; encoded by the exons ATGGActttggcggcggcggtgggcGCGTGCAGTTTCTCCAGGCTCAACTCTTTCCCGTCTGCACGCTGACCGCATCCAGTGGAG GCTTCCTTGGCAGTTTCTTATCAAAGGGCCTGAAGACCAATCAATTGGTTGTGAATACGGATGAGAAGACCCTGCGACCCGTTGCACGACTGAAGGAACCGCGAGATCTTTTCGCCCTGCCGAAGGACAAGGACAATGACTGCTCACAGCAGGCCCCCAGATGGCCCGTGGAGTGTCAG GTCATCGAGGAGCGCATCACACACATTCCCTATGTGCCGGCCCAGCCCGAGCCACTCAATATACCGACGGGCAACGAGCTGAAGCCACGGCCCGTTGGCGAGGAGAATGGCATTGTTGTGTTCAGCTACAGTCCCATCAGTGCCGTCAATTAT gCAAAGCCCAGGGCCAAGAAGGACGATGAGTCCAGCGATGAATCGGATTACTCGTCGGACTCCAGGATCGATTCAACGCCGCCCAGTCGCTCGACGCCTGTGCGACAGCCGGCTGGGAGTCGCGGGGGCAAGCTGAACAGCGTCTCCAAGATGATCAACAGCCTGGACAATCGCTCGACCAGCGCCTCCTTGGACGATGACAATGATTTTGAAGACGATTACGACTATGACACGAGCGGAgccggcggcggcagtggcgaGGCCCGGGAAAAGGCCATCATCAAGGATCTCATCGAGGAGAAGAAGCGCCGCTACATGAATGCTGCTACTCCCACCACAGAGGAGAGACAGCAGCAAAACACTGCCGTGGCAAGTGCTGGCCACAACAGCCGGACGGCCAGCAGATCGGACAGCAAACCCAAGAGCAGGTCGGCCGACAAGAGCACCAACGGTGACATTGATGACATCTGGAAGAACAACACCAGCGAATACAAGCCCGCGTCGCCGCGCTACATCCTCAGCCAATTCGGGAAGAATGTGACCAAGGCCGTGATCGATCGTCTGGTAGATCATGGCGATGACAAACACCACACATCGGCCAGCGGCACTCAAAAGGTATCGACGTCGAACAAGTATGCCATATCCCCGATCATATTGCCCAAAAAGAATATTGCTCGCCTGGAGATCGCCTTTGAGCGCAGTGTCCGGCCCGTTTCCCCGGGCCCAGAACTGAATAGCACTTTGGTGGGTAATCACGTGCCGCTCAGCAGCACTGATGTTAGCATCAATCGAAGTTCCGATAGTTCCGATTCCGATACGGAATCCGATACGGAATCACCCGACAGCGGCGGGGAAACATCATGCCATTCATGCCGCcttgctggtggtgctgatgATATGCcagcgccttctggtggctctGGAAATGTATCCGAAACGGAAACCCTGGTGGGGGATGCAAGAAAGACCAAAACCAAGCTAGCGT CTGGGGGGCAGCAGAAGGGCAAGCCCCCACGGAAGAGGTCCTTCATGCTAAGTGGCAGCAATATACCATATTCGCAGGCGGCTACCCTTGCAGCGGCAGGGACTGCTTCAAGGGGGGCACGCCATGGTGAAACAGAGCCAAACTCCATGGATAGACTCAAGGGTGGGACGGGGGTTCTGACTAGCACTAGCACCATTCCTGGCAGTAGCACAGGCACTACCACGAGTAGCCTTAATGCTTACAGGCTGAGCCAAGATTCATCCCTGCTGAAGCAGCAATCGTTCCAGAGTCAAGAATCATCGACTAATCAGGAGACGAACACCTCGTCTCAATCGTTGTTATCCTCTTCTAATCCTCTACCACAAGAACAGTTCAGCCGTTCGGCGGTGGGCGGTGCCAAATTCGTCACGAACTGCCATCCGATGAATCCCGAGGAGTACGACGGCCTCGAGTTTGAGTCCCGCTTCGAGAGCGGCAACCTGGCCAAAGCGGTACAGATCACGCCCACCTATTACGAGCTGTACCTGCGTCCCGATCTCTACACGAGCCGCTCCAAGCAGTGGTTCTACTTCCGTGTCCGACGCACGCGCCGCAAGATGCTCTATCGCTTCTCGATTGTGAATCTCGTGAAGTCCGACAGCCTCTACAACGATGGCATGCAGCCGGTCATGTACTCCACCCTGGGGGCCAAGCAGAAGAACGAGGGCTGGCGGCGCTGTGGCGACAATATCTGCTACTATCGGAATGATGACGA AAGTACCAGCAATAATGCCaacgaggaggacgaggacaacTCCACATACACGCTCACATTCACCATTGAGTTTGAGCACGATGAGGATACGGTTTACTTCGCCCACAGCTATCCGTACACGTACAGCGATCTGCAGGACTATCTCATGGAGATCCAGCGTCATCCGGTCAAGTCAAAGTTTTGCAAACTGCGTCTGCTCTGCCGTACTTTGGCCGGGAATAATGTCTACTATCTGACGGTGACGGCGCCGTCCAGTAACGAAGAGAATATGCGG CGCAAAAAATCGATTGTGGTTTCGGCACGTGTCCATCCAAGCGAAACGCCCGCCTCATGGATGATGAAGGGACTGATGGACTTTATCACTGGCGATACGACAGTGGCCAAGCGGCTGCGCCACAAGTTTATCTTCAAGCTAGTGCCAATGCTGAATCCCGATGGTGTGATCGTGGGCAATACGCGCAATTCGTTGACCGGCAAGGATTTGAACCGTCAATATCGCACGGTTATCCGTGAGACATATCCATCCATTTGGTATACAAAAGCCATGATTAGAAG ACTGATTGAGGAATGCGGCGTGGCCATGTACTGTGATATGCACGCGCACTCACGCAAGCacaacatatttatttatggctgTGAGAACAAGCGGAATCCGGAGAAGAAGCTCACCGAGCAGGTATTCCCCCTAATGCTGCACAAGAACAGTGCGGACCGG TTCTCCTTCGAGAGCTGCAAGTTCAAAATACAACGCAGCAAAGAGGGCACTGGTCGTATTGTGGTCTGGATGCTGGGCATCACCAATAGCTATACGATTGAGGCATCCTTTGGTGGCTCCTCGCTGGGCTCACGCAAGGGAACGCACTTCAATACGCAG GATTACGAACACATGGGACGTGCATTTTGTGAGACACTGTTGGACTATTGCGATGAGAATCCAAACAAA ATTTTAAATTTACTCAAACAACAGGACAGGTTGCGATCCAAAATCATCGAAAGACTGATGAGAGAAGGCTCTAGTGCAGACGAGCCATTGAATATACCATTATCGGATTACTCAAG CGACGAGGGcaactgcagctccagctcggaCAACGAGGGCAAGCACTCAATCACGGCTTCCGACCTCGAGGGACCCTGCTGTGCCCCCATAAGAGCTCCGCCCAGTTCGCCCGAGGTCGTGCATGAGATACGAAAG TTCCGCGTGCGTCGCATGAGGAAGGTGATGCACGAACTGGATCGCATTTACTTCACGCCGCTGTTCCAGCGCAAGTTTAAGGCCCTCACCACACTGAAGCGACGCCGCCACAAAATGGGTGTCACCAAGACGCCAGCGCCGCCCGTTGGCAAGCGCCTCAAAGGTGGTGGGGCTGCTCCCGCCGCCGGCTCAGAGGCCAGCGCTTTGCTGGCAGATCAGTTTATGCGCAAGCAGTTGAAGAAATCCCCAAAGAAACACAAAGAAAAGGAAAGCTCCGACAGCACTGGATCGAGCTCCCAATCGCAGGATAGTGAGGCAGCCACTCccacagagacacaaaagaagcCAGCAGTGGGAAGGACAACCTGCGGTGCTGCCACGAGCCAGTCTGGGGCTGGTAGCACGGGGGGTTCGTCTAAACAGAAgtccaagaagaagaagtttATGCCCACGGAGAAGAAGAAGCCGCCATCGAATCCCAAGCTGCATGTGGATCGCAATTTTCGGTTGTGGCTGGCCAATCGCAAGATCTTCATATATCGCCGCAAGAAG TGCTTACAGACGCGTCGCACTCGTGTGCGCAACAAGGCGGTCAAGAAGCGCGGCGAGGTGGTGCGCACCACGCTGGATCTACCCACCACCGATCCTGGCTCCGATCTGCACTTCTCCACCGACGATGAGGAGCACTCGCCCACAAGCGGGCCGAGTGGTTACGGGGCGGTGGCCCCTCTGCGGCACACCCTGCTCCAGAGCGATCTGCAGAGGCGCTACATCGAGGAGATCGGCGACACGGTGGTGCAGAAGCCAAAGCCCGCCCACATGCCACCGGAGCTGATTGTGACCACGCCCTCGAAGAGCAATACCCCTGGTGGTGGCAAGAAGCTCGACATCTACAAGCTAACGCCACGCACAGCTCCCGAACTGGATGGCGGAGCGAATCTGGGCATGGGAATGTACAAGcagcagggcagcagcagtggagtaACGTCGTCGGCCAGGCGTACCTACTCGTGGCACAATCTCGACCAGGAGGCGGCCCTTtccggcaacagcaacagcatcagcaaaCATGCAGCCAATTTCTATATAAACGAGGCCAAGGCAGCGATGAAGATCAAGCCACCGCCACGAAG GAATGTTCCCAGCAACTTTATACCCCAGCGACATGCCACAAACACGTCCTCAGCGGATGATCTGCAGCTCAAGCTATCGCTGAAGAAAAAAATTTGGACAGGAGTCCATGGGGAGCCCGATGGACGACCGCTCTCCTGGGTTAGGGGTCACATGAACCAGAgtcaggcccaggcccaggcccaggctcaGGCCCAGTCACAGGCTCAGATGAGCACCATGACCAATGTAGCCAATGCCATACGCAGCGCTggtgggggaggaggaggagcatcaGGAAGCCGCCCCATGTTCGTTGCCAGTGGCAGAGAGGCGGGTGGAGGcattacagcagcagcagcagcaggagcagcagcgcccGCCCTTTTGGGTGCCACACGCAAGCACAGGTCGAAACTCGAGCAAGTGGATTTGTTCAA CGCCTGCTCCCAGAAACTTATCatgtggcagcaacaggaggAGCACAAGAAAACGCAGCCGCAGCGTCTCATACGCGTAGAGGATCAACAGCAGCGTGAGGCGATGCGCTCGTTCAAGCCCATGCAGTTGGGCAAGAAACAATCGTTGGGTGTCAAGACCGCGTCCGGCTTTGGCCCCGATGCCAGCAGTGGTGGTCTGAAGGTCAAACGCAAGTCGAGCAGCATGATGAAGATTGCCGAGACCACGCAGCTGGTCACGCGCTTTGCCCGCACCCGCGGCAGTTCCGGCGGCGCGGcattgcagcagcaacaccagcaccagcatcagcaccagttgcagcagcaccacccgCCTCAGGGCCAGCGGATGATGTTCAAGAATCCATCGGTGGCCAGTTCGGGCAGCGGACGCCATTACTCCGCTGGAATGATCAATCCCCAGCATGCACGACGTACCAGCAAGTTCAAGACGGGCGGACTAGTGGTCACTGCCGTCCAGCAGCCAAGCATGGCGCccggcagcagtagcagctcTCGCCGGATGCGCAATGCAGCCGGACTGCCGGGCAAGGCTAGCACGGGGCACAATGCAGGACTCGGAGCAGCAACTGGAAGCAttagcagcggcggcggcggcggtggtttGCTGCAGTATCAGCgaaacagcagcaccaccataCAGATCAGCAAATCGTCCACGACGGCCATCAACCTGGACACGGTCAATCTGGTGCGCAAGGTGAAGACCAAGCTGAAGAAGCGCAAGAACCGCACTTTGTCCAACGGAGCTGCCAAGTAG
- the Nna1 gene encoding uncharacterized protein Nna1 isoform X9: MINSLDNRSTSASLDDDNDFEDDYDYDTSGAGGGSGEAREKAIIKDLIEEKKRRYMNAATPTTEERQQQNTAVASAGHNSRTASRSDSKPKSRSADKSTNGDIDDIWKNNTSEYKPASPRYILSQFGKNVTKAVIDRLVDHGDDKHHTSASGTQKVSTSNKYAISPIILPKKNIARLEIAFERSVRPVSPGPELNSTLVGNHVPLSSTDVSINRSSDSSDSDTESDTESPDSGGETSCHSCRLAGGADDMPAPSGGSGNVSETETLVGDARKTKTKLASGGQQKGKPPRKRSFMLSGSNIPYSQAATLAAAGTASRGARHGETEPNSMDRLKGGTGVLTSTSTIPGSSTGTTTSSLNAYRLSQDSSLLKQQSFQSQESSTNQETNTSSQSLLSSSNPLPQEQFSRSAVGGAKFVTNCHPMNPEEYDGLEFESRFESGNLAKAVQITPTYYELYLRPDLYTSRSKQWFYFRVRRTRRKMLYRFSIVNLVKSDSLYNDGMQPVMYSTLGAKQKNEGWRRCGDNICYYRNDDERSTSNNANEEDEDNSTYTLTFTIEFEHDEDTVYFAHSYPYTYSDLQDYLMEIQRHPVKSKFCKLRLLCRTLAGNNVYYLTVTAPSSNEENMRRKKSIVVSARVHPSETPASWMMKGLMDFITGDTTVAKRLRHKFIFKLVPMLNPDGVIVGNTRNSLTGKDLNRQYRTVIRETYPSIWYTKAMIRRLIEECGVAMYCDMHAHSRKHNIFIYGCENKRNPEKKLTEQVFPLMLHKNSADRFSFESCKFKIQRSKEGTGRIVVWMLGITNSYTIEASFGGSSLGSRKGTHFNTQDYEHMGRAFCETLLDYCDENPNKVKRHAKLYRQIKKIRKREKREQKALKLQKMADQILNLLKQQDRLRSKIIERLMREGSSADEPLNIPLSDYSSDEGNCSSSSDNEGKHSITASDLEGPCCAPIRAPPSSPEVVHEIRKFRVRRMRKVMHELDRIYFTPLFQRKFKALTTLKRRRHKMGVTKTPAPPVGKRLKGGGAAPAAGSEASALLADQFMRKQLKKSPKKHKEKESSDSTGSSSQSQDSEAATPTETQKKPAVGRTTCGAATSQSGAGSTGGSSKQKSKKKKFMPTEKKKPPSNPKLHVDRNFRLWLANRKIFIYRRKKCLQTRRTRVRNKAVKKRGEVVRTTLDLPTTDPGSDLHFSTDDEEHSPTSGPSGYGAVAPLRHTLLQSDLQRRYIEEIGDTVVQKPKPAHMPPELIVTTPSKSNTPGGGKKLDIYKLTPRTAPELDGGANLGMGMYKQQGSSSGVTSSARRTYSWHNLDQEAALSGNSNSISKHAANFYINEAKAAMKIKPPPRRNVPSNFIPQRHATNTSSADDLQLKLSLKKKIWTGVHGEPDGRPLSWVRGHMNQSQAQAQAQAQAQSQAQMSTMTNVANAIRSAGGGGGGASGSRPMFVASGREAGGGITAAAAAGAAAPALLGATRKHRSKLEQVDLFNACSQKLIMWQQQEEHKKTQPQRLIRVEDQQQREAMRSFKPMQLGKKQSLGVKTASGFGPDASSGGLKVKRKSSSMMKIAETTQLVTRFARTRGSSGGAALQQQHQHQHQHQLQQHHPPQGQRMMFKNPSVASSGSGRHYSAGMINPQHARRTSKFKTGGLVVTAVQQPSMAPGSSSSSRRMRNAAGLPGKASTGHNAGLGAATGSISSGGGGGGLLQYQRNSSTTIQISKSSTTAINLDTVNLVRKVKTKLKKRKNRTLSNGAAK, encoded by the exons ATGATCAACAGCCTGGACAATCGCTCGACCAGCGCCTCCTTGGACGATGACAATGATTTTGAAGACGATTACGACTATGACACGAGCGGAgccggcggcggcagtggcgaGGCCCGGGAAAAGGCCATCATCAAGGATCTCATCGAGGAGAAGAAGCGCCGCTACATGAATGCTGCTACTCCCACCACAGAGGAGAGACAGCAGCAAAACACTGCCGTGGCAAGTGCTGGCCACAACAGCCGGACGGCCAGCAGATCGGACAGCAAACCCAAGAGCAGGTCGGCCGACAAGAGCACCAACGGTGACATTGATGACATCTGGAAGAACAACACCAGCGAATACAAGCCCGCGTCGCCGCGCTACATCCTCAGCCAATTCGGGAAGAATGTGACCAAGGCCGTGATCGATCGTCTGGTAGATCATGGCGATGACAAACACCACACATCGGCCAGCGGCACTCAAAAGGTATCGACGTCGAACAAGTATGCCATATCCCCGATCATATTGCCCAAAAAGAATATTGCTCGCCTGGAGATCGCCTTTGAGCGCAGTGTCCGGCCCGTTTCCCCGGGCCCAGAACTGAATAGCACTTTGGTGGGTAATCACGTGCCGCTCAGCAGCACTGATGTTAGCATCAATCGAAGTTCCGATAGTTCCGATTCCGATACGGAATCCGATACGGAATCACCCGACAGCGGCGGGGAAACATCATGCCATTCATGCCGCcttgctggtggtgctgatgATATGCcagcgccttctggtggctctGGAAATGTATCCGAAACGGAAACCCTGGTGGGGGATGCAAGAAAGACCAAAACCAAGCTAGCGT CTGGGGGGCAGCAGAAGGGCAAGCCCCCACGGAAGAGGTCCTTCATGCTAAGTGGCAGCAATATACCATATTCGCAGGCGGCTACCCTTGCAGCGGCAGGGACTGCTTCAAGGGGGGCACGCCATGGTGAAACAGAGCCAAACTCCATGGATAGACTCAAGGGTGGGACGGGGGTTCTGACTAGCACTAGCACCATTCCTGGCAGTAGCACAGGCACTACCACGAGTAGCCTTAATGCTTACAGGCTGAGCCAAGATTCATCCCTGCTGAAGCAGCAATCGTTCCAGAGTCAAGAATCATCGACTAATCAGGAGACGAACACCTCGTCTCAATCGTTGTTATCCTCTTCTAATCCTCTACCACAAGAACAGTTCAGCCGTTCGGCGGTGGGCGGTGCCAAATTCGTCACGAACTGCCATCCGATGAATCCCGAGGAGTACGACGGCCTCGAGTTTGAGTCCCGCTTCGAGAGCGGCAACCTGGCCAAAGCGGTACAGATCACGCCCACCTATTACGAGCTGTACCTGCGTCCCGATCTCTACACGAGCCGCTCCAAGCAGTGGTTCTACTTCCGTGTCCGACGCACGCGCCGCAAGATGCTCTATCGCTTCTCGATTGTGAATCTCGTGAAGTCCGACAGCCTCTACAACGATGGCATGCAGCCGGTCATGTACTCCACCCTGGGGGCCAAGCAGAAGAACGAGGGCTGGCGGCGCTGTGGCGACAATATCTGCTACTATCGGAATGATGACGA AAGAAGTACCAGCAATAATGCCaacgaggaggacgaggacaacTCCACATACACGCTCACATTCACCATTGAGTTTGAGCACGATGAGGATACGGTTTACTTCGCCCACAGCTATCCGTACACGTACAGCGATCTGCAGGACTATCTCATGGAGATCCAGCGTCATCCGGTCAAGTCAAAGTTTTGCAAACTGCGTCTGCTCTGCCGTACTTTGGCCGGGAATAATGTCTACTATCTGACGGTGACGGCGCCGTCCAGTAACGAAGAGAATATGCGG CGCAAAAAATCGATTGTGGTTTCGGCACGTGTCCATCCAAGCGAAACGCCCGCCTCATGGATGATGAAGGGACTGATGGACTTTATCACTGGCGATACGACAGTGGCCAAGCGGCTGCGCCACAAGTTTATCTTCAAGCTAGTGCCAATGCTGAATCCCGATGGTGTGATCGTGGGCAATACGCGCAATTCGTTGACCGGCAAGGATTTGAACCGTCAATATCGCACGGTTATCCGTGAGACATATCCATCCATTTGGTATACAAAAGCCATGATTAGAAG ACTGATTGAGGAATGCGGCGTGGCCATGTACTGTGATATGCACGCGCACTCACGCAAGCacaacatatttatttatggctgTGAGAACAAGCGGAATCCGGAGAAGAAGCTCACCGAGCAGGTATTCCCCCTAATGCTGCACAAGAACAGTGCGGACCGG TTCTCCTTCGAGAGCTGCAAGTTCAAAATACAACGCAGCAAAGAGGGCACTGGTCGTATTGTGGTCTGGATGCTGGGCATCACCAATAGCTATACGATTGAGGCATCCTTTGGTGGCTCCTCGCTGGGCTCACGCAAGGGAACGCACTTCAATACGCAG GATTACGAACACATGGGACGTGCATTTTGTGAGACACTGTTGGACTATTGCGATGAGAATCCAAACAAAGTAAAGCGCCATGCAAAGTTATATAGGCAAATCAAAAAGATAAGAAAACGCGAGAAACGCGAACAGAAAGCATTGAAATTACAGAAAATGGCCGATCAG ATTTTAAATTTACTCAAACAACAGGACAGGTTGCGATCCAAAATCATCGAAAGACTGATGAGAGAAGGCTCTAGTGCAGACGAGCCATTGAATATACCATTATCGGATTACTCAAG CGACGAGGGcaactgcagctccagctcggaCAACGAGGGCAAGCACTCAATCACGGCTTCCGACCTCGAGGGACCCTGCTGTGCCCCCATAAGAGCTCCGCCCAGTTCGCCCGAGGTCGTGCATGAGATACGAAAG TTCCGCGTGCGTCGCATGAGGAAGGTGATGCACGAACTGGATCGCATTTACTTCACGCCGCTGTTCCAGCGCAAGTTTAAGGCCCTCACCACACTGAAGCGACGCCGCCACAAAATGGGTGTCACCAAGACGCCAGCGCCGCCCGTTGGCAAGCGCCTCAAAGGTGGTGGGGCTGCTCCCGCCGCCGGCTCAGAGGCCAGCGCTTTGCTGGCAGATCAGTTTATGCGCAAGCAGTTGAAGAAATCCCCAAAGAAACACAAAGAAAAGGAAAGCTCCGACAGCACTGGATCGAGCTCCCAATCGCAGGATAGTGAGGCAGCCACTCccacagagacacaaaagaagcCAGCAGTGGGAAGGACAACCTGCGGTGCTGCCACGAGCCAGTCTGGGGCTGGTAGCACGGGGGGTTCGTCTAAACAGAAgtccaagaagaagaagtttATGCCCACGGAGAAGAAGAAGCCGCCATCGAATCCCAAGCTGCATGTGGATCGCAATTTTCGGTTGTGGCTGGCCAATCGCAAGATCTTCATATATCGCCGCAAGAAG TGCTTACAGACGCGTCGCACTCGTGTGCGCAACAAGGCGGTCAAGAAGCGCGGCGAGGTGGTGCGCACCACGCTGGATCTACCCACCACCGATCCTGGCTCCGATCTGCACTTCTCCACCGACGATGAGGAGCACTCGCCCACAAGCGGGCCGAGTGGTTACGGGGCGGTGGCCCCTCTGCGGCACACCCTGCTCCAGAGCGATCTGCAGAGGCGCTACATCGAGGAGATCGGCGACACGGTGGTGCAGAAGCCAAAGCCCGCCCACATGCCACCGGAGCTGATTGTGACCACGCCCTCGAAGAGCAATACCCCTGGTGGTGGCAAGAAGCTCGACATCTACAAGCTAACGCCACGCACAGCTCCCGAACTGGATGGCGGAGCGAATCTGGGCATGGGAATGTACAAGcagcagggcagcagcagtggagtaACGTCGTCGGCCAGGCGTACCTACTCGTGGCACAATCTCGACCAGGAGGCGGCCCTTtccggcaacagcaacagcatcagcaaaCATGCAGCCAATTTCTATATAAACGAGGCCAAGGCAGCGATGAAGATCAAGCCACCGCCACGAAG GAATGTTCCCAGCAACTTTATACCCCAGCGACATGCCACAAACACGTCCTCAGCGGATGATCTGCAGCTCAAGCTATCGCTGAAGAAAAAAATTTGGACAGGAGTCCATGGGGAGCCCGATGGACGACCGCTCTCCTGGGTTAGGGGTCACATGAACCAGAgtcaggcccaggcccaggcccaggctcaGGCCCAGTCACAGGCTCAGATGAGCACCATGACCAATGTAGCCAATGCCATACGCAGCGCTggtgggggaggaggaggagcatcaGGAAGCCGCCCCATGTTCGTTGCCAGTGGCAGAGAGGCGGGTGGAGGcattacagcagcagcagcagcaggagcagcagcgcccGCCCTTTTGGGTGCCACACGCAAGCACAGGTCGAAACTCGAGCAAGTGGATTTGTTCAA CGCCTGCTCCCAGAAACTTATCatgtggcagcaacaggaggAGCACAAGAAAACGCAGCCGCAGCGTCTCATACGCGTAGAGGATCAACAGCAGCGTGAGGCGATGCGCTCGTTCAAGCCCATGCAGTTGGGCAAGAAACAATCGTTGGGTGTCAAGACCGCGTCCGGCTTTGGCCCCGATGCCAGCAGTGGTGGTCTGAAGGTCAAACGCAAGTCGAGCAGCATGATGAAGATTGCCGAGACCACGCAGCTGGTCACGCGCTTTGCCCGCACCCGCGGCAGTTCCGGCGGCGCGGcattgcagcagcaacaccagcaccagcatcagcaccagttgcagcagcaccacccgCCTCAGGGCCAGCGGATGATGTTCAAGAATCCATCGGTGGCCAGTTCGGGCAGCGGACGCCATTACTCCGCTGGAATGATCAATCCCCAGCATGCACGACGTACCAGCAAGTTCAAGACGGGCGGACTAGTGGTCACTGCCGTCCAGCAGCCAAGCATGGCGCccggcagcagtagcagctcTCGCCGGATGCGCAATGCAGCCGGACTGCCGGGCAAGGCTAGCACGGGGCACAATGCAGGACTCGGAGCAGCAACTGGAAGCAttagcagcggcggcggcggcggtggtttGCTGCAGTATCAGCgaaacagcagcaccaccataCAGATCAGCAAATCGTCCACGACGGCCATCAACCTGGACACGGTCAATCTGGTGCGCAAGGTGAAGACCAAGCTGAAGAAGCGCAAGAACCGCACTTTGTCCAACGGAGCTGCCAAGTAG